CCATGGTCCCTACGTTCAAGTGCGGCTTGTCTCTTACAAATGTTTCTTTTGCCATTTGTGTTCTCCTAAATATTACTAAATAGGTGCTGAAATAATTTCTACAATTCGCCGCGAATAATTCGCTCGGCCAATTTTTCGGAAACTTTGGCGTAATGATCAAATTCCATCGTAAATACGCCGCGCCCTTTGGTCGCCGACCGCAGTTGGGTGGCGTAGCCGAACATTTCGGCCAAGGGGACCATCGCTCGAACCGCCTGTGAATTTGCCGGGCGTATTTCCATGCCTAGAACTTCACCACGTCGAGAATTCATTTGCCCAATAATATCGCCCAGATATTCATCTGGAGTTGTTGCTTCCACCTTCATGATCGGCTCTTGCAAAACGGGTCGCCCCTTTTGCACACCTTCGCGGAATGCCATCGAACCTGCTACCTTGAAGGCCATTTCGTTCGAATCAACTTCATGGAAGGAACCATCATAAAGACGAATTTTTATATCGGTGACAGGGTATCCTGCAACTACGCCCGATTCGGCAGTCTCGCGAATGCCTTTTTCAACGGCTGGAATGTACTCTCTAGGAATTGCGCCGCCAACGATCTCATTTTCAAAAGAAATGCCCGCACCGGGTTCGTTCGGTTCCAAAGATATTGTGACGTGTGCATATTGCCCGCGCCCGCCAGTTTGCTTTACATGACGATAATCAACTTTTTCAACACTGCGGGTAATCGACTCACGATAAGCTACACGCGGGTTGCCCACGCGTGCCTGAACATTAAACTCTCTCAGGAGGCGATCAACCAGAATTTCAAGATGTAATTCGCCCATGCCAGAGATTAGTGTTTGCCCGGTATCTGGGTCAACCCGGACCCGGAATGTGGGATCTTCTTCCGAAAGTTTGTGCAACGCTTCCGACATCTTGTCCTGATCTGCCATAGTTTTCGGTTCAATCGCCACAGAAATAACGGGCTCAGGGAAAGAAATCGTCTCTAGAATAATTTGGTTGGCAGCATCACAAAGTGTGTCACCAGTAAAGGAGAACTTTGGCCCTAAAATCGCCACAATATCGCCAGCCGAGGCATCATCAATATCCTCGCGGCGGTCAGCGTACATACGAATCAAACGCCCAATGCGTTCTTTCTTCTGCTTTATAGGGTTGTATACCGAAGCGCCTTTAGTCAGTTTTCCAGAATAGACGCGGATATAAGCCAGACGACCTACATACGGATCGGTAACGATCTTGAATACCAATGCGCTAAACGGCACACTATCGTCGACGGGGCGTACAACTTCTTCCTCGGAACTGGGGTGAAAACCCTTAACTGCGGGAATATCCAGGGGCGAGGGCAAAAAGTCTACTACGGCGTTCAATACCGGCTGTACACCTTTGTTACGCAACGAAGTTCCACAATATACGGGCGTCAACTGCCCAACAATCACAGCCTTGCGCAAAGCCGCTTTTAATTCATCAACCGAGATGTCCTCACCTTCCAAGTATTTCAAGGTGAGCTCGTCATCTGTTTCAGCTATTTGCTCTACCATGCGCTCGCGCATGGCTTTGACCTGCGCCTGCAAATCTATCGGAACATCGCCCTCAACCGGCTTTGTTCCCAGGCTGTCTTGCCAAACGATTGAACGCTGTGTAAACAAATCCACGGCGCCGCTATATTCAGCTTCTACCCCAATCGGCACTTGAACGGCCACGGGGTTCGCGCCCAAACGCTCGCGAATGTTTTTTATAGTATTTTCGTAGGAAGCGCCAACACGATCCATCTTGTTGACAAAACAGATACGCGGCACCCCGTAAAGGTCTGCCTGACGCCATACAGTTTCACTCTGCGGCTCTACACCCTGAACAGCATCAAAAACAACAATGCCGCCATCCAGCACGCGCAGAGAACGCTGCACTTCTGCTGTAAAGTCAATATGACCTGGGGTATCAATAATGTTGACAAGGTGATCTCGCCACTCCGCAGCAACCGCGGCAGATACAATCGTAATACCACGCTCGCGCTCCTGGTCCATCCAATCGGTGACGGTTGTGCCATCATCGACGGAACCAATGCGGTGCGTTTTGCCCGTATAATACAGGATGCGCTCAGTTGTGGTGGTTTTTCCGGCATCAATATGGGCAATAATCCCAATATTACGATACCGTTCCAAAGGATACTGGCGAGACATTAGAACCTACTCAAAAAAAACTAAACCTGGAAGTGCGAGAAGGCACGGTTGGCTTTCGCCATGCGGTGCGATTCTTCACGTCTGCGAACGGCTGAACCCGTATTATTGGCGGCATCCAAAAGCTCATCAGCGAGAAGCTCAGGGAAAGATTTTCCCGAACGCCCGCGAGCAGCAGCTAGGATCCAACGCGTAGCCAATGCAAAACGCCGTGGGGGAGGAACTTCCATCGGCACCTGATAGGTAGCGCCACCGATACGACGGGGCTTTACTTCCATAACAGGTGAAGCATTCTCAATGGCTTTATCAAATAATTCTAGCCCATCCTGACCGGCGCGCTCTTGCATAATATCCAGAGCTTGATACACCACCCGTGTAGCCAGACTTTTCTTTCCATCTTTCATGACGCGATTAATAAAAGATTGCACCTTTATACTGTTGTGGCGCACATCTGGATGAATTTCGCGTTTGGGAGCTCTATTTCGTCGCATTCAACTTCTCCGTTTTTACTTTAGCCTTGGCAAATAAGCTACTTGCATTAAGAATCGCCGGGGAAATCCGGCGATTTCTCAATCAATTCATATTATCGCTTCTTGGTACCGTATTTTGAACGGCTCTGCTTGCGATCGTCAACCCCGGTGGAGTCAAGTGTGCCGCGCACAATATGGTAACGCACACCAGGTAAATCTTTTACACGGCCTCCACGAACCAGAACGATGGAGTGCTCTTGCAAGTTGTGCCCCTCACCCGGAATATAAGCGGTTACCTCAAGCATATTTGTGAGGCGCACACGCGCAATTTTCCGCAGCGCGGAGTTCGGTTTTTTCGGAGTCATGGTACGCACATTCGTACATACACCGCGTTTCTGAGGAGCGCCCTTCGGCTGGCGAACACGGCGCTGATCATACGAATTAAACGTATATTGAAGAGCGGGGGCTTTACTCTTTACCTGCTTTGATTTTCGTCCATTACGAACCAATTGATTAATTGTGGGCACGTTTGCCTCCAGACAAAACTCTTTCGAACAATTTCTTCTAATTCAGCAACGGAGGCCATCGCTTGTGCAATGATGGCCTCGCGTCGAATACTTTTTCTCTGTTAAGCGGACAGGGGTTAGTAGCCCGTCCTTCTGAATTGGACAACGACCGGTGATTTTATCACAGCGGATATTCAGCGTCAATAGTTTTCGCCCAAGCCTAGTAAACCTGTGCTTAATTTGGGGCGTTTTTTCTGCGTATCTTCTTTGCCAAAGCGCACGACCTTGCCTTCATCGGTGATGGCTTCGACAGCCAGGCCAAGACTCTGAAGTTCTTTGACCAAAACCTGGAAGGATGCGGGAATGCTGGGGTCTTCCATTGGCTCACCCTTCACAATGGATTCGTAGGCTTTCACGCGACCAACCACATCGTCTGATTTGACAGTAAGC
This sequence is a window from Chloroflexota bacterium. Protein-coding genes within it:
- the rpsG gene encoding 30S ribosomal protein S7; translated protein: MRRNRAPKREIHPDVRHNSIKVQSFINRVMKDGKKSLATRVVYQALDIMQERAGQDGLELFDKAIENASPVMEVKPRRIGGATYQVPMEVPPPRRFALATRWILAAARGRSGKSFPELLADELLDAANNTGSAVRRREESHRMAKANRAFSHFQV
- the rpsL gene encoding 30S ribosomal protein S12; this encodes MPTINQLVRNGRKSKQVKSKAPALQYTFNSYDQRRVRQPKGAPQKRGVCTNVRTMTPKKPNSALRKIARVRLTNMLEVTAYIPGEGHNLQEHSIVLVRGGRVKDLPGVRYHIVRGTLDSTGVDDRKQSRSKYGTKKR
- the fusA gene encoding elongation factor G — protein: MSRQYPLERYRNIGIIAHIDAGKTTTTERILYYTGKTHRIGSVDDGTTVTDWMDQERERGITIVSAAVAAEWRDHLVNIIDTPGHIDFTAEVQRSLRVLDGGIVVFDAVQGVEPQSETVWRQADLYGVPRICFVNKMDRVGASYENTIKNIRERLGANPVAVQVPIGVEAEYSGAVDLFTQRSIVWQDSLGTKPVEGDVPIDLQAQVKAMRERMVEQIAETDDELTLKYLEGEDISVDELKAALRKAVIVGQLTPVYCGTSLRNKGVQPVLNAVVDFLPSPLDIPAVKGFHPSSEEEVVRPVDDSVPFSALVFKIVTDPYVGRLAYIRVYSGKLTKGASVYNPIKQKKERIGRLIRMYADRREDIDDASAGDIVAILGPKFSFTGDTLCDAANQIILETISFPEPVISVAIEPKTMADQDKMSEALHKLSEEDPTFRVRVDPDTGQTLISGMGELHLEILVDRLLREFNVQARVGNPRVAYRESITRSVEKVDYRHVKQTGGRGQYAHVTISLEPNEPGAGISFENEIVGGAIPREYIPAVEKGIRETAESGVVAGYPVTDIKIRLYDGSFHEVDSNEMAFKVAGSMAFREGVQKGRPVLQEPIMKVEATTPDEYLGDIIGQMNSRRGEVLGMEIRPANSQAVRAMVPLAEMFGYATQLRSATKGRGVFTMEFDHYAKVSEKLAERIIRGEL